The Calliphora vicina chromosome 3, idCalVici1.1, whole genome shotgun sequence genome contains a region encoding:
- the rhea gene encoding talin-1 isoform X2: MSTLSLRIQLEGGRVTKTIQFHPNTTVFDACKIIRDKFAEAVQGQPSEYGLFMPDEQTQQGVWMENGRTLSYYILHNQDTLEYRRKLRTLRVRMLDGAVKTILVDDSQPVSQLMVVICTKIGITNHEEYGLVREETESQNENLPDNKFGTLTLRRKIMEKDRDTKMESLRKKLKTDDEINWVDVGKTLREQGIDESETVLLRRRFFFSDQNIDSRDPVQLNLLYVQARDAILDGTHPVTQEKACEFAGIQVHIQFGPYNEAKHKPGFLDLKDFLPQSYVRVKSIEKKIFAEHKKHVDLSEIDAKVLYTKTARELPTYGVTFFLVKEKMNGKNKLVPRLLGVTKDSVLRLDERTKEILVSWPLTTVRRWGASPNTFTLDFGDYANQYYSVQTTEAEQIVQLIAGYIDIILKKKQTKDHFGIEGDEGSTMVEESVAPSKATFLQHETNKIGKINTESLAHPGMMRADDGEKSYTQGELQTVQYGAFVGQVNHAHQPPTSKEVRISSVNLTEPQRALLSYITAGQEILVRADEELRTKAPIQDFGNDLRSIEWRENTLDTSKQAVTSHVATMSAATAQIITATQQPDEVDTEAISASVSQIAQTIPEVTKEVRLIAALMEDDTNGDKLLEAARNLCCAFSDLLKAAEPENKEPPQNLINAASRVGEATTYVLSTIAEEEVPENRDLQDMLLGLAKAVANTTAALVLRAKSIAASCEDDESRNRVIGAASQCALATSQLVACAKVVAPTLHNAACREQLEGAARNVARAVNGLCEVCNEATNDPKLKNDLLAAARDVSKSLGDMLEHVKLSSREYANRSSQEMSPVENVIIGTDILVSSNDPQEMVRHAKTLGQATAQLIQSIKGEADQQQDADMQRRLLSAAKQLADATAKLVEAARLCSSNPHDSENQNALRRAAEELREITTSTANTPAIKRNLIRRLEYCSKQAASAATQCISAAQNAVQHSDDHQTKESLLQDCKRAADTIPRLVTAVKTTRSHPDDYNSQFNLIEAAEQFIEPAIQMSRSARALQPTVTDIPAASQLSKSALYLGQTVSELNSAAQRAREACGGQELESALEAVRNLHNVLDDTRNAAQSGALRPLPGETVENTAEQLRKSAKNVGIALSRMISSVLQGQRMYAGIAGRDTALALGDFTKSVHGVAATTNNAQVIDYADDVVLSSARLIEEAQKTLQNMGDPNALTQAGRDVTEALSKTVECIPGQREVDQALRNVSELSEILSMSEFPPSNRSYNTLQGELKQVSESLSAAGGQIVQSYASPAQLAESSGNFATNYRDLLSVSMEMAGQNPDEVVRCEMIDCLRNVSTQSCSLLSTAKSIAADPGQPNSKNLLHAAARSVTESINKLVDASIQSAPGQKECDNATRNIEALRVLLDYPHEPVNDQGYFDCVESATAKSRNLGYAFSEMITNAKQSNHAEFAKSVNNVSDSIHGLIESSAQAAYLIGVSHPSSIAGRPGIIDQAQLTWAYQGIRQHCDIVSSPQSSKPQKISALTVIAKHTSYLCSICRQASMNTNNPVAKNEFIVLAKQVATATSNLVQEIKAIEDDPAQPSRARLVEPLLEAVKAVRQYASSPEFISIPAKISTEGKKAQEPVLNAGRGVIDGVIEMVKAAKSLALSPDDPPVWQQLSNASTPVSESVKRLVDNIREKAPGQAQCDQVLQTLGTCMRELDSCAMAVNAQGLSQRRDNNLHGFSGQTLNSAAELLDKLEPIRLAGKNNAEQLGHAVGEISRYVVPMVNGGIGACTHIVHTNQQMSLINQTKSVVESAQNLVQAAKESAGNPKAIHAHPRLDESIENTREAIQELTQTVEKINAETGIVTGLMEQVNRAITRLTDKRQSLLNASYSDTFVDYQTRMVQTAKEIARLANETNAKSSVEPQLMPQLAVEMAKQYTQLTQDSVGASTTTTSPDVPMRIRNTVIDLGRSVSSMIQTSAGGARAGDTAHQNEISRNAREVSEKVAQVLAALQAGSRGTQACINAAHTISGIIGDLDTTIMFATAGTLHSDSSSSFADHREHILQTAKALVEDTKVLVTGAAGTQDQLANAAQNAVTTIVQLAEAVKHGACSLGSQQPDSQVMVINAVKDVASALGDLINATKLASGKPINDPSMQDLKESARTLKELCKSAAIETNHISQQSSNYGY, encoded by the exons atgtcaacattATCGTTACGTATACAATTGGAGGGTGGACGTGTAACGAAAACCATACAATTTCATCCCAATACAACAGTATTCGATGCTTGCAAAATAATCAGAGATAAATTTGCTGAAGCTGTTCAGGGACAAC CTAGTGAATATGGACTTTTTATGCCAGATGAACAGACACAGCAAGGTGTTTGGATGGAAAATGGCCGCACCTTGAGCTACTATATTTTGCACAATCAGGATACTTTGGAATATCGTCGTAAATTGCGAACTCTTAGAGTTCGTATGTTGGATGGTGCTGTTAAAACCATTTTAGTAGATGATTCGCAACCAGTCTCCCAACTGATGGTTGTCATTTGCACAAAAATCGGTATTACCAATCATGAGGAATACGGTTTGGTACGCGAAGAAACCGAATcgcaaaatgaaaatttgccCGATAATAAATTTGGAACCTTGACTTTGCGAAGAAAGATTATGGAAAAGGATCGTGATACCAAAATGGAAAGTTtgcgtaaaaaattaaaaaccgatgaTGAAA taAACTGGGTTGATGTGGGTAAAACATTACGCGAACAAGGTATTGACGAATCCGAAACTGTACTGCTGCGTCGTCGATTTTTCTTTtccgatcaaaatattgattcaCGTGATCCCGTacaattgaatttattatatgtTCAAGCACGTGATGCTATTTTGGATGGCACACATCCGGTTACCCaagaaaaag cttGTGAATTTGCTGGCATACAGGTCCATATACAATTTGGACCTTACAATGAAGCCAAACACAAACCTGGTTTCTTAGA TTTAAAAGACtttttaccacaatcatatgtGCGtgttaaaagtatcgaaaagaAAATCTTTGCCGAACACAAAAAACATGTTGATCTCTCGGAAATTGATGCTAAGGTCTTGTACACCAAAACTGCACGAGAACTGCCAACATATGGTGTAACGTTCTTTTTGGTCAAGGAGAAAATGaatggtaaaaataaattagtgcCACGTCTGTTGGGCGTAACTAAAGATTCCGTCTTACGTTTGGATGAACGTACTAAGGAAATTTTGGTTTCATGGCCTTTGACCACTGTCAGACGTTGGGGTGCTTCACCCAATACCTTTACACTTGATTTTGGTGATTATGCCAATCAGTATTATTCGGTGCAGACAACTGAGGCTGAACAAATTGTTCAACTGATTGCTGGCTACATAGACATTATATTGAAGAAGAAACAGACCAAGGATCATTTCGGTATTGAAGGAGATGAGGGATCAACCATGGTAGAAGAATCTGTGGCACCTTCCAA AGCTACGTTTTTGCAACATGAAACGAATAAAATAGGAAAGATTAACACAGAATCGTTGGCTCATCCCGGTATGATGAGAGCTGATGATG GCGAAAAATCGTATACGCAAGGCGAATTACAAACAGTGCAATATGGCGCATTTGTTGGGCAAGTTAACCATGCCCATCAACCGCCCACG TCTAAGGAAGTACGTATTAGTTCTGTTAATCTGACGGAACCACAAAGAGCATTATTGAGTTACATCACAGCCGGTCAGGAAATATTAGTTCGTGCTGATGAAGAGCTTAGAACTAAG gCTCCCATACAAGATTTCGGTAATGATTTACGCTCCATTGAATGGCGAGAGAATACCCTCGATACGTCCAAGCAAGCTGTTACTAGTCATGTGGCTACCATGAGTGCTGCTACCGCACAAATCATAACAGCGACCCAACAACCTGATGAAGTAGATACTGAAGCCATTTCGGCCTCTGTGTCTCAAATTGCCCAAACCATTCCTGAGGTTACAAAAGAGGTGCGTTTGATAGCGGCTTTAATGGAAGACGATACCAATGGTGACAAACTGTTGGAAGCTGCCCGCAATTTGTGCTGTGCCTTTAGTGATTTGTTGAAAGCAGCCGAGCCAGAAAATAAAGAACCACCCCAAAATCTCATCAATGCCGCTAGTCGCGTCGGTGAAGCCACCACATATGTGCTCAGCACAATTGCCGAAGAAGAGGTGCCGGAAAATCGTGACTTGCAGGACATGCTCTTGGGTTTGGCCAAGGCTGTGGCAAATACTACTGCTGCTTTGGTGTTGCGTGCTAAATCCATTGCCGCCAGCTGTGAAGATGATGAGTCACGTAATCGTGTAATAGGAGCAGCTAGTCAATGTGCCCTGGCCACAAGTCAGTTGGTTGCATGCGCCAAGGTGGTAGCTCCCACTCTACATAATGCCGCCTGTCGCGAGCAATTAGAAGGCGCTGCCAGAAATGTGGCCCGTGCTGTCAACGGTTTGTGTGAGGTTTGCAATGAAGCGACTAACGACCCAAAGCTGAAAAATGATTTGTTAGCAGCAGCCCGTGATGTATCTAAGAGTTTGGGTGATATGTTGGAACACGTCAAGTTGAGTTCACGCGAGTATGCCAATCGCTCTAGCCAAGAAATGAGTCCTGTCGAGAATGTCATTATTGGAACAGATATTCTGGTGTCTTCTAACGATCCTCAAGAAATGGTAAGACATGCCAAGACATTGGGCCAGGCCACCGCACAACTTATACAGAGCATTAAAGGAGAAGCTGATCAACAACAAGATGCTGATATGCAAAGACGTCTTCTCTCAGCTGCCAAGCAATTGGCTGATGCTACTGCGAAATTAGTGGAAGCAGCACGTTTGTGTTCTAGCAATCCCCATGATAGCGAAAATCAAAATGCCCTGCGCAGAGCTGCTGAAGAATTGCGTGAAATTACTACCAGCACTGCCAATACTCCCGCCATTAAACGCAATTTAATAAGACGTCTCGAATACTGTTCGAAACAAGCCGCCTCGGCAGCCACCCAATGCATAAGTGCTGCTCAAAATGCTGTACAACACAGTGATGATCATCAAACAAAGGAGTCTCTATTGCAGGATTGCAAAAGGGCTGCTGATACTATACCACGTTTGGTGACTGCTGTTAAAACAACACGTAGCCATCCTGATGACTACAATTCTCAATTCAATTTAATTGAGGCGGCCGAACAATTTATCGAGCCCGCCATCCAGATGTCCCGTTCAGCCCGTGCTCTACAGCCCACAGTTACAGATATACCAGCTGCTTCGCAATTGTCCAAGAGTGCTCTATACTTGGGACAAACTGTTTCCGAACTCAATTCAGCTGCTCAAAGAGCAAGAGAAGCCTGTGGTGGTCAAGAATTAGAATCTGCTTTGGAGGCGGTACGTAATTTGCACAATGTTCTAGACGACACACGCAATGCTGCCCAGTCGGGAGCTTTGAGACCTTTACCTGGAGAAACAGTAGAAAACACTGCCGAACAATTGCGTAAATCAGCTAAGAATGTGGGTATAGCTTTGAGTCGCATGATCTCCTCGGTTCTGCAAGGGCAACGCATGTATGCCGGAATAGCTGGAAGAGATACTGCTCTGGCATTGGGTGATTTCACAAAGAGTGTTCACGGTGTGGCTGCCACCACAAACAATGCCCAAGTCATTGATTATGCTGACGATGTGGTGTTGAGTTCTGCTCGCCTTATCGAAGAGGCCCAAAAGACTTTGCAAAATATGGGAGATCCAAATGCTTTGACCCAGGCTGGCCGTGATGTCACTGAAGCTCTTTCCAAGACAGTTGAATGCATTCCTGGACAACGTGAAGTCGATCAGGCATTGCGTAATGTCAGCGAATTAAGTGAAATTCTTTCAATGAGTGAATTCCCACCATCCAATCGCAGCTACAACACTTTGCAGGGTGAACTGAAACAAGTGTCCGAAAGTCTTAGTGCCGCCGGTGGCCAAATTGTACAGTCTTACGCTAGTCCTGCTCAATTAGCAGAATCGAGTGGAAACTTTGCAACCAATTATCGTGATTTACTATCGGTCTCCATGGAAATGGCTGGACAAAACCCTGATGAAGTTGTTCGCTGTGAAATGATTGACTGTTTGCGCAATGTCTCCACCCAATCATGTTCCCTACTTTCGACAGCTAAGTCCATTGCTGCCGATCCTGGCCAGCCCAACTCTAAAAATCTTTTACATGCAGCTGCTCGCAGTGTAACCGAAAGTATTAACAAGCTGGTCGATGCCAGTATTCAATCGGCTCCCGGCCAAAAAGAGTGTGACAATGCAACACGCAACATTGAAGCTCTGAGAGTACTTCTGGACTATCCCCACGAACCGGTCAACGATCAAGGCTATTTCGATTGCGTCGAATCGGCTACAGCAAAATCACGCAATTTGGGTTATGCCTTCTCTGAAATGATTACCAATGCCAAGCAATCCAATCATGCAGAATTTGCTAAATCCGTTAACAATGTTTCTGATTCCATACACGGACTCATTGAATCATCAGCACAAGCAGCTTACTTAATTGGTGTTTCTCACCCAAGCAGCATAGCTGGACGTCCTGGTATTATTGATCAAGCTCAATTAACCTGGGCATACCAAGGTATACGTCAGCATTGTGATATTGTCAGCAGTCCTCAGTCATCGAAACCGCAAAAGATTTCGGCTCTAACTGTTATTGCCAAACACACTAGCTACTTGTGTTCTATATGCCGTCAAGCCAGCATGAACACCAACAATCCAGTGGCTAAGAATGAGTTCATTGTATTGGCCAAACAGGTGGCCACCGCCACATCGAACCTTGTACAAGAGATCAAGGCTATTGAAGACGATCCAGCACAACCCTCGAGAGCTCGTTTGGTAGAACCCCTATTGGAAGCTGTTAAGGCAGTACGTCAATATGCCTCAAGTCCTGAATTCATTTCAATTCCCGCTAAAATCTCAACTGAAGGTAAAAAGGCCCAAGAGCCGGTATTAAATGCTGGTAGAGGAGTCATTGACGGTGTTATAGAAATGGTGAAGGCTGCAAAATCTTTAGCTCTTTCACCCGACGATCCACCCGTATGGCAACAACTTTCGAATGCCTCAACGCCAGTTTCCGAATCGGTTAAACGTTTGGTCGATAACATACGCGAAAAGGCTCCAGGACAAGCACAATGCGATCAAGTTTTACAAACACTGGGTACATGCATGCGAGAATTGGATAGCTGTGCTATGGCTGTAAATGCTCAAGGCTTATCACAGCGTCGTGACAATAACTTACATGGCTTTTCGGGCCAGACACTAAACTCAGCTGCTGAACTTTTGGATAAACTGGAACCCATTCGTTTGGCCGGCAAAAATAATGCCGAACAATTAGGTCATGCTGTGGGCGAAATCTCGCGTTATGTGGTGCCCATGGTGAATGGTGGCATTGGAGCCTGTACTCACATTGTTCACACCAATCAGCAAATGAGTCTGATCAATCAAACAAAGTCGGTTGTAGAAAGTGCACAAAATTTGGTGCAGGCAGCCAAAGAATCGGCTGGAAATCCCAAAGCTATTCACGCTCATCCCAGACTTGATGAATCCATTGAAAATACTCGAGAAGCCATACAAGAACTTACACAAACTGTGGAAAAGATTAATGCCGAAACTGGTATTGTAACCGGTCTCATGGAGCAAGTTAACCGTGCTATCACTCGCTTAACTGACAAACGCCAATCTCTGTTGAATGCCTCTTATTCCGATACGTTTGTGGATTATCAAACACGCATGGTTCAAACCGCCAAGGAAATCGCTAGATTGGCAAATGAAACGAATGCTAAGTCCTCAGTAGAACCACAGCTTATGCCTCAGTTGGCTGTTGAAATGGCCAAACAATATACCCAGCTTACACAGGATTCCGTAGGAGCATCTACCACCACTACTTCACCGGATGTGCCCATGCGCATTAGAAACACTGTTATTGATTTGGGACGTTCTGTTAGTTCAATGATTCAAACCAGTGCTGGCGGTGCTCGTGCCGGAGACACGGCCCATCAAAATGAAATATCTCGCAACGCTCGTGAAGTTTCCGAGAAAGTAGCCCAAGTTTTGGCAGCCTTACAAGCTGGTTCACGTGGTACCCAGGCTTGCATAAATGCTGCCCACACCATCTCTGGCATTATTGGTGATCTCGACACCACAATTATGTTTGCCACTGCTGGCACATTGCATTCAGATAGCTCTAGCAGCTTTGCCGATCACCGTGAACACATTTTGCAAACAGCTAAAGCTTTGGTGGAAGACACAAAGGTTTTAGTTACTGGAGCTGCCGGAACTCAAGATCAGCTGGCAAATGCTGCACAAAACGCTGTCACAACAATAG tgCAATTGGCTGAAGCTGTCAAACATGGAGCCTGTTCTTTGGGCTCTCAACAACCCGATTCGCAAGTTATGGTCATTAATGCCGTCAAAGATGTGGCTTCTGCTTTGGGCGACCTAATCAATGCAACCAAATTGGCATCCGGCAAACCCATTAATGATCCCTCTATGCAAGACCTTAAAGAAAGTGCCAGG ACGCTTAAAGAATTGTGCAAATCTGCCGCTATCGAAACTAACCACATAAGCCAGCAATCATCAAACTATGGATATTGA